The following coding sequences lie in one Spinacia oleracea cultivar Varoflay chromosome 1, BTI_SOV_V1, whole genome shotgun sequence genomic window:
- the LOC110785476 gene encoding ultraviolet-B receptor UVR8 isoform X1 produces the protein MNGGEGGGGESEVQMEIEMREEERKKRVYMWGYLPGALPQRTPLQSPTLVKLPPSSGNFWKDVCGGGCGFAMAISDTGKLITWGSTDDLGQSYVTSGKHGETPEAFPLPTEAPIVRAAAGWAHCVSATDRGEVYTWGWKECVPSGKVFGDSSSGGSSEKDALEKQSSLFPEQVSPRGSKNANGIGPGAVLENKGAGEETTKRRRVSSSKQTVESSTASDETLTALPCLVTLNPGVRISTVAAGGRHTLVLSASDVGQVWGWGYGGEGQLGLGSRIRMVSSPHPVPCLESSYRKDRHSGFSQGGLNSDGHGFRVPGTYIKGIACGGRHSAAITDAGAILAFGWGLYGQCGQGATDDVLSPTCVSSLLGIRIEAVAAGLWHTVCISAEGDVYAFGGNQFGQLGTGSDQAETLPRLLDAPSIESVNATIVSCGARHSSIITGDGKVFSWGWNKYGQLGLGDAIDRNIPSQVKLDGSVAKNVACGWWHTLLLAESPT, from the exons ATGAATGGTGGGGagggaggaggaggagaaagcGAGGTGCAAATGGAGATAGAAATGAgggaggaggagagaaaaaaaagaGTGTATATGTGGGGGTATTTACCGGGAGCATTGCCGCAGAGAACGCCGTTACAATCACCGACTTTGGTCAAGCTTCCCCCATCGAGTGGAAATTTCTGGAAGGATGTTTGCGGAGGAGGTTGCGGTTTCGCCATGGCCATTTCTG ATACTGGGAAGCTGATAACTTGGGGTTCTACTGATGATTTAGGGCAGAGTTATGTGACTTCTGGTAAACATGGG GAAACGCCAGAGGCTTTTCCACTTCCTACAGAAGCTCCCATTGTAAGGGCAGCAGCTGGTTGGGCACATTGCGTCTCAGCTACAG ACAGGGGAGAAGTCTATACTTGGGGTTGGAAAGAGTGTGTTCCATCGGGGAAGGTTTTCGGCGATTCTTCTTCTGGAGGAAGCTCAGAGAAGGATGCACTTGAAAAGCAAAGTTCTCTGTTTCCAGAACAAG TTAGCCCTCGAGGGTCAAAAAATGCCAATGGTATTGGGCCAGGAGCCGTCTTAGAAAACAAAGGAGCAGGAGAAGAAACCACGAAACGAAGACGGGTTTCATCATCTAAACAAACTGTTGAAAGCTCCACAGCTAGTGATGAAACACTCACAGCATTACCCTGTCTAGTAACACTTAACCCTGGAGTAAGGATATCAACTGTTGCTGCTGGGGGAAGACATACTCTTGTTTTGTCAG CTTCAGATGTAGGACAAGTGTGGGGTTGGGGCTATGGAGGTGAAGGACAACTAGGTTTGGGTTCAAGGATTCGGATGGTATCATCTCCACACCCTGTGCCATGTTTAGAGTCATCTTATAGGAAGGACAGACATTCAGGATTTTCTCAAGGTGGCTTAAACTCGGATGGTCATGGATTTAGAGTTCCTGGTACATACATCAAGGGTATTGCCTGCGGTGGACGACACAGTGCAGCAATAACAG ATGCTGGAGCAATCCTAGCTTTTGGTTGGGGCCTCTATGGACAG TGCGGGCAAGGAGCTACTGATGATGTGCTAAGCCCTACTTGTGTGTCCTCGTTGCTTGGAATTCGAATTGAGGCAGTTGCTGCAGGCTTATGGCACACTGTCTGTATATCTGCAGAGGGCGATGTTTATGCCTTTGGGGGAAATCAATTTGGGCAGCTGGGAACTGGTTCTGACCAAGCTGAG ACTCTCCCAAGGCTATTGGACGCACCAAGCATAGAGAGTGTCAATGCAACTATTGTTTCTTGCGGGGCTCGTCATAGTTCCATAATCACAG GGGATGGGAAAGTTTTCAGCTGGGGCTGGAACAAGTATGGACAG CTTGGTTTGGGGGACGCAATTGATCGGAACATTCCATCTCAAGTAAAGCTTGACGGCTCTGTGGCGAAAAATGTGGCATGTGGCTGGTGGCATACACTCTTACTAGCAGAATCTCCCACTTGA
- the LOC110785476 gene encoding ultraviolet-B receptor UVR8 isoform X3: protein MNGGEGGGGESEVQMEIEMREEERKKRVYMWGYLPGALPQRTPLQSPTLVKLPPSSGNFWKDVCGGGCGFAMAISDTGKLITWGSTDDLGQSYVTSGKHGETPEAFPLPTEAPIVRAAAGWAHCVSATDRGEVYTWGWKECVPSGKVFGDSSSGGSSEKDALEKQSSLFPEQVSPRGSKNANGIGPGAVLENKGAGEETTKRRRVSSSKQTVESSTASDETLTALPCLVTLNPGVRISTVAAGGRHTLVLSASDVGQVWGWGYGGEGQLGLGSRIRMVSSPHPVPCLESSYRKDRHSGFSQGGLNSDGHGFRVPGTYIKGIACGGRHSAAITDAGAILAFGWGLYGQVNRFDREKSRVDVQDEAHSSQRSDDYFLPTLCASLVFLLLRGRGGVNVIIDYFSRDILD, encoded by the exons ATGAATGGTGGGGagggaggaggaggagaaagcGAGGTGCAAATGGAGATAGAAATGAgggaggaggagagaaaaaaaagaGTGTATATGTGGGGGTATTTACCGGGAGCATTGCCGCAGAGAACGCCGTTACAATCACCGACTTTGGTCAAGCTTCCCCCATCGAGTGGAAATTTCTGGAAGGATGTTTGCGGAGGAGGTTGCGGTTTCGCCATGGCCATTTCTG ATACTGGGAAGCTGATAACTTGGGGTTCTACTGATGATTTAGGGCAGAGTTATGTGACTTCTGGTAAACATGGG GAAACGCCAGAGGCTTTTCCACTTCCTACAGAAGCTCCCATTGTAAGGGCAGCAGCTGGTTGGGCACATTGCGTCTCAGCTACAG ACAGGGGAGAAGTCTATACTTGGGGTTGGAAAGAGTGTGTTCCATCGGGGAAGGTTTTCGGCGATTCTTCTTCTGGAGGAAGCTCAGAGAAGGATGCACTTGAAAAGCAAAGTTCTCTGTTTCCAGAACAAG TTAGCCCTCGAGGGTCAAAAAATGCCAATGGTATTGGGCCAGGAGCCGTCTTAGAAAACAAAGGAGCAGGAGAAGAAACCACGAAACGAAGACGGGTTTCATCATCTAAACAAACTGTTGAAAGCTCCACAGCTAGTGATGAAACACTCACAGCATTACCCTGTCTAGTAACACTTAACCCTGGAGTAAGGATATCAACTGTTGCTGCTGGGGGAAGACATACTCTTGTTTTGTCAG CTTCAGATGTAGGACAAGTGTGGGGTTGGGGCTATGGAGGTGAAGGACAACTAGGTTTGGGTTCAAGGATTCGGATGGTATCATCTCCACACCCTGTGCCATGTTTAGAGTCATCTTATAGGAAGGACAGACATTCAGGATTTTCTCAAGGTGGCTTAAACTCGGATGGTCATGGATTTAGAGTTCCTGGTACATACATCAAGGGTATTGCCTGCGGTGGACGACACAGTGCAGCAATAACAG ATGCTGGAGCAATCCTAGCTTTTGGTTGGGGCCTCTATGGACAG GTAAATAGATTTGATCGAGAAAAAAGCAGAGTAGATGTTCAAGATGAAGCACACTCTAGCCAGAGATCAGATGATTATTTTCTTCCAACTTTATGTGCTTCACTTGTGTTTTTGTTGTTAAGAGGGAGGGGGGGAGTCAATGTAATAATTGACTACTTCTCTCGAGACATTCTTGACTAA
- the LOC110785476 gene encoding ultraviolet-B receptor UVR8 isoform X2 — protein MNGGEGGGGESEVQMEIEMREEERKKRVYMWGYLPGALPQRTPLQSPTLVKLPPSSGNFWKDVCGGGCGFAMAISDTGKLITWGSTDDLGQSYVTSGKHGETPEAFPLPTEAPIVRAAAGWAHCVSATDRGEVYTWGWKECVPSGKVFGDSSSGGSSEKDALEKQSSLFPEQVSPRGSKNANGIGPGAVLENKGAGEETTKRRRVSSSKQTVESSTASDETLTALPCLVTLNPGVRISTVAAGGRHTLVLSDVGQVWGWGYGGEGQLGLGSRIRMVSSPHPVPCLESSYRKDRHSGFSQGGLNSDGHGFRVPGTYIKGIACGGRHSAAITDAGAILAFGWGLYGQCGQGATDDVLSPTCVSSLLGIRIEAVAAGLWHTVCISAEGDVYAFGGNQFGQLGTGSDQAETLPRLLDAPSIESVNATIVSCGARHSSIITGDGKVFSWGWNKYGQLGLGDAIDRNIPSQVKLDGSVAKNVACGWWHTLLLAESPT, from the exons ATGAATGGTGGGGagggaggaggaggagaaagcGAGGTGCAAATGGAGATAGAAATGAgggaggaggagagaaaaaaaagaGTGTATATGTGGGGGTATTTACCGGGAGCATTGCCGCAGAGAACGCCGTTACAATCACCGACTTTGGTCAAGCTTCCCCCATCGAGTGGAAATTTCTGGAAGGATGTTTGCGGAGGAGGTTGCGGTTTCGCCATGGCCATTTCTG ATACTGGGAAGCTGATAACTTGGGGTTCTACTGATGATTTAGGGCAGAGTTATGTGACTTCTGGTAAACATGGG GAAACGCCAGAGGCTTTTCCACTTCCTACAGAAGCTCCCATTGTAAGGGCAGCAGCTGGTTGGGCACATTGCGTCTCAGCTACAG ACAGGGGAGAAGTCTATACTTGGGGTTGGAAAGAGTGTGTTCCATCGGGGAAGGTTTTCGGCGATTCTTCTTCTGGAGGAAGCTCAGAGAAGGATGCACTTGAAAAGCAAAGTTCTCTGTTTCCAGAACAAG TTAGCCCTCGAGGGTCAAAAAATGCCAATGGTATTGGGCCAGGAGCCGTCTTAGAAAACAAAGGAGCAGGAGAAGAAACCACGAAACGAAGACGGGTTTCATCATCTAAACAAACTGTTGAAAGCTCCACAGCTAGTGATGAAACACTCACAGCATTACCCTGTCTAGTAACACTTAACCCTGGAGTAAGGATATCAACTGTTGCTGCTGGGGGAAGACATACTCTTGTTTTGTCAG ATGTAGGACAAGTGTGGGGTTGGGGCTATGGAGGTGAAGGACAACTAGGTTTGGGTTCAAGGATTCGGATGGTATCATCTCCACACCCTGTGCCATGTTTAGAGTCATCTTATAGGAAGGACAGACATTCAGGATTTTCTCAAGGTGGCTTAAACTCGGATGGTCATGGATTTAGAGTTCCTGGTACATACATCAAGGGTATTGCCTGCGGTGGACGACACAGTGCAGCAATAACAG ATGCTGGAGCAATCCTAGCTTTTGGTTGGGGCCTCTATGGACAG TGCGGGCAAGGAGCTACTGATGATGTGCTAAGCCCTACTTGTGTGTCCTCGTTGCTTGGAATTCGAATTGAGGCAGTTGCTGCAGGCTTATGGCACACTGTCTGTATATCTGCAGAGGGCGATGTTTATGCCTTTGGGGGAAATCAATTTGGGCAGCTGGGAACTGGTTCTGACCAAGCTGAG ACTCTCCCAAGGCTATTGGACGCACCAAGCATAGAGAGTGTCAATGCAACTATTGTTTCTTGCGGGGCTCGTCATAGTTCCATAATCACAG GGGATGGGAAAGTTTTCAGCTGGGGCTGGAACAAGTATGGACAG CTTGGTTTGGGGGACGCAATTGATCGGAACATTCCATCTCAAGTAAAGCTTGACGGCTCTGTGGCGAAAAATGTGGCATGTGGCTGGTGGCATACACTCTTACTAGCAGAATCTCCCACTTGA
- the LOC110785475 gene encoding hypothetical protein At1g04090: MFSCQRVNGSHGTYSINLSPSFTSFLLPAPLPTWPQGRGFSVGTINLGELEVAEISRFDFVWGSHLSHDKRKNVSFYKPLGIPEGFFSLGHYCQPNGKPLNGYVLVVKDSGSQIRNNDDSEPVCSPALTIPLDYTLVWNSDEGMGIHDHSTGYFWVPKPPVGYKALGFVVSTQPGKPYLDEVRCVREDLVDDCETCGLLHESFSKYRKISFKVFETRPCNRGMLGKGVSVGTFFCCSSSSSSSSSSSQLGDKMAVVCLKNKNSKWQHGMPNLDQIHALIHHYGPTIFFHPKEVYFPSSVSWFFKHGALLFKKAAGESSTGEPINADGSNLPGGGSNDGEYWLDCPCDDRRKVLMRGNLESTQLYVHVKPALGGTFTDIAMWVFSPFNGPATLKIGPTNISLRKTGEHVGDWEHFTLRISNFTGELHSVYFSQHSGGVWISACDLEFIEGNRAILYSSRSGHASFPHPGNYLQGSSSLGVGIRNDCSRSNFWLDSSSRYQIVAAEYLGNDDVAEPPWLQYMREWGPMIVYDSRKEFDKIIKRLPRSIRCSVANFVDKLPVELSKEEGPTGPKEKDNWLGDERW; this comes from the exons ATGTTCTCATGCCAACGCGTAAATGGGAGTCACGGGACTTATTCTATAAATCTCTCCCCTTCTTTCACTAGTTTCTTGTTACCAGCTCCTTTGCCTACCTGGCCTCAAG GACGAGGATTTTCCGTTGGAACAATCAATCTTGGGGAGCTAGAAGTGGCAGAAATAAGCAGGTTTGATTTTGTCTGGGGATCTCATCTATCACATGACAAGCGAAAAAATGTGTCATTCTATAAGCCTTTAGGCATACCAGAAGGATTTTTCAGCCTGGGTCATTACTGTCAACCAAACGGCAAGCCTCTAAATGGCTATGTTCTTGTGGTTAAGGATTCAGGTTCACAAATTCGCAACAATGATGACTCTGAACCGGTCTGTTCACCAGCTCTTACGATACCTCTTGACTATACTTTAGTCTGGAATTCGGATGAAGGAATGGGGATTCATGATCATTCAACTGGTTACTTTTGGGTTCCAAAACCCCCTGTTGGATATAAAGCCCTAGGGTTTGTTGTGTCAACACAGCCAGGTAAACCTTATTTGGATGAGGTTCGATGTGTAAGAGAGGATCTTGTTGATGATTGTGAGACTTGTGGTTTATTACACGAGTCCTTTTCTAAATACAGGAAAATCTCTTTCAAAGTATTCGAGACTAGGCCATGTAATCGAGGCATGCTAGGGAAGGGTGTCTCTGTAGGAACCTTCTTCTgttgtagtagtagtagtagtagtagtagtagtagtagccAGCTTGGTGATAAAATGGCCGTTGTTTGTTTGAAGAACAAGAATTCAAAATGGCAGCATGGAATGCCAAATCTTGATCAAATACATGCACTTATTCATCACTATGGTCCTACCATTTTCTTTCATCCGAAAGAGGTCTACTTCCCATCTTCTGTGTCATGGTTCTTCAAACATGGAGCTCTATTGTTTAAAAAAGCTGCAGGGGAGTCGTCTACTGGTGAACCTATCAATGCAGATGGGTCTAATTTGCCCGGTGGTGGATCAAATGATGGTGAGTACTGGTTAGATTGTCCTTGTGATGATCGAAGAAAAGTTCTGATGCGTGGAAACCTTGAAAGTACACAACTTTATGTTCATGTAAAACCGGCTTTAGGTGGTACTTTTACTGATATAGCAATGTGGGTATTTTCGCCGTTCAATGGACCAGCCACCTTAAAGATTGGGCCGACTAATATCTCATTGAGAAAGACAGGAGAACATGTTGGTGATTGGGAACATTTTACTCTTCGTATAAGCAACTTCACTGGTGAGCTACATAGTGTGTACTTCTCGCAGCATAGTGGTGGTGTATGGATAAGTGCTTGTGATTTGGAATTCATAGAGGGGAACCGGGCTATCCTGTACTCGTCTAGGAGTGGTCATGCAAGCTTCCCACATCCAGGAAACTATCTTCAAGGATCCTCAAGTCTTGGTGTTGGGATAAGAAATGATTGTAGTAGAAGTAACTTCTGGTTGGATTCAAGTAGTCGGTATCAGATTGTTGCTGCTGAATATCTAGGAAATGATGATGTCGCGGAGCCTCCTTGGTTGCAGTATATGAGAGAATGGGGACCAATGATCGTGTATGATTCGAGGAAAGAgtttgataaaataattaaacgtCTTCCACGATCAATACGATGTTCAGTTGCTAATTTCGTTGACAAGTTACCGGTGGAGCTTTCTAAGGAAGAAGGACCAACTGGGCCAAAGGAGAAGGATAATTGGTTAGGGGATGAAAGATGGTAG